The Streptomyces cyanogenus DNA segment CGGAGCACCGGGCGGCGGCCGTCGGGGGCGGCTGCGGGTCGCACGCCGAGACGGGCTGCGGCTCGCACGCCGAGGCCGGCTGCGGGTCGCACGCCGAGGCGGGCTGCGGCTCGCACGAAGGTGGCGGCGTCTGCGGTACGGCGGCTGTTGCCACGGCCGCCGAGCCGCGCACCGATCTGGTCGCGGTCCGCCGCCGGGGCGCCGGAACGGACCTCGCGCCCAATGCCTGACCTCGGTGTGCCGGAGCTGCTGGAACTGGACCGGCGGCATGTGTGGCATCCGTACGGCCCGATGCCCGGGCGCGTGGAACCGCTCGTCGTGGAGGCGGCGAGCGGGGTCCGGCTGCGGCTGGCCGACGGCTCCGGCGAACTGGTCGACGGCATGTCGTCCTGGTGGTCGGCCATCCACGGCTACCGCCACCCGGTGCTCGACGAGGCCGTGCGCACGCAGTTGGGGCGGATGAGCCATGTCATGTTCGGCGGGCTCACGCACGAGCCCGCCGTCCGGCTCGCGAAGCACCTTGTCGACATGTCGCCCGACGGCCTGGAGCATGTGTTCCTGGCCGACTCGGGGTCGGTGTCGGTCGAGGTCGCGGTGAAGATGTGCCTGCAGTACTGGCGCTCGCTCGGCCGGCCGGAGAAGCGGCGGCTGCTGACCTGGCGGGGCGGTTACCACGGCGACACCTGGCAGCCGATGGCGGTGTGCGACCCCGAGGGCGGGATGCACGAGCTGTGGACCGGTGTGCTGCCGCGCCAGGTGTTCGCGGACGCGCCGCCCGCCGCGTACGAGGAGTCGTACGCGGACCATCTGCGCGAGCTGATCGGGCGGCACGCCCACGAGCTGGCCGCGGTGATCGTGGAGCCGGTGGTGCAGGGCGCCGGCGGCATGCGCTTCCACTCCCCCGCCTATCTGCGGGTGCTGCGCGAGGCCTGCGACGCGCACGACGTGCTGCTGGTGTTCGACGAGATCGCCACCGGCTTCGGCCGCACCGGCGAACTGTTCGCGGCCGGGCACGCGGCCGTCAGCCCGGACGTGATGTGCGTGGGCAAGGCGCTGACCGGCGGCTATCTGACGATGGCGGCCACCTTGTGCACCGCGCGGGTCGCCGACGGCATCTCGCGGGGCGAGGTGCCGGTGCTCGCGCACGGCCCGACGTTCATGGGCAACCCGCTGGCGGCGGCCGTGGCCTGCGCCTCCATCGAGCTGCTGCTCGGGCAGGACTGGCGCGCCGAGGTCAAGCGGATCGAGACCGGGCTGAGCGAGGGCCTGGCGCCGGCGCGCAACCTCGCCGGGGTGCGCGACGTCCGCGTCCTCGGGGCCATCGGGGTGGTCCAGCTCGACCACGCGGTGGACATGAAGGCCGCGACCGACGCCGCCGTGCGGGAGGGCGTGTGGCTGCGCCCGTTCCGCGACCTGATCTACACGATGCCGCCGTACGTCACCTCGGACGAGGACGTGGCACGGATCGCGCGCGCGGTGTGCGCCGCGGCGCGGGAGGGATGACATGCCGGTACTGGTGATCACGGGCACGGGCACGGAGGTCGGCAAGACCGTCACCACGGCCGCCGTCGCCGCCGCGGCGCTCGCGGCCGGGCGCTCGGTGGCCGTGCTGAAGGCCGCCCAGACGGGCGTACGGCCGGACGAGCGCGGGGACGCCGACGAGGTGGCGCGGCTCGCCGGTCCGGTCACGGCCACCGAACTCGCGCGGTTCCCCGAGCCGTTGGCGCCGGGTACGGCGGCCCGGCGGGCCGGGATGGCGCCGGTGCACCCGCACGAGGTGGCCGAGCGGGCCGCCAAGCTGGCCACCGAGCACGATCTGGTGCTGGTCGAGGGGGCGGGCGGGCTGCTCGTCCGGTTCGACGCGACGGGCGGCACGCTGGCCGACGTGGCCCGGCTGCTGAACGCGCCGGTGCTGGTCGTCGCCCAGGCCGGGCTCGGCACGCTCAACGTCACGGAGCTGACGGCCCGCGAGCTGGAGCGTCGTCGGCTGGAGTTGGCCGGAGTGGTGATCGGCAGCTGGCCCGACGCCCCCGATCTGGCCACCCGCTGCAACGTGGCCGACCTGCCGGAGGTCGCCGGCGCCCCGCTGCTGGGCGCGGTGCCCGCCGGGGCCGGGGCGCTGCCGCCCGCGGAGTTCCGTACGTCGGCACCGGGCTGGCTCGCTCCCCGGCTGGACGGCACCTGGGACGCGGAGGCCTTCACGATCCGGCAGGCGCCGTAGCCGCCCCCCGCCCCAGGACTCCCGTGGCAACGGTGGACGCCCACCCCGGCCGAACCGGCAGAGCCCACAGCCGGCACCACCCCACGCCCCCGCCCCAGGACTCCCGTGGCAGCGGTGGACGCGCGTGCCGGGTGAGCCGGCAGGGGCCGCGGCCGGCAGTACGGCCGGCCGCGGGAGCCGTTCGGTGGGGATGCCCGGGCGTGTCCTGGGGGACACTCTTGCTGGGCCCCGTCGTCGGACTCCCGTCCGCCCCGCGACGGCAGGTCCCAGGACCGTGCTGTCCAGGGAGGTTGCCATGCGCCTGCTGTCCACCGGTTCCGGCCGGGTTGCGCGCAGTCCCGTCCACCATCCGCTGTTCGCCCGTTGCTACGCCCGGATCAGCGTGGGCGCCGAGTCCCGGCTCGGGATGGCCGGGGTGCGGGAGCGGCTGCTCGCCGGGCTGTCCGGGCGGGTGATCGAGATCGGCGCGGGCAACGGGCTGAACTTCCGGCACTATCCGGGCACGGTCGCGGAGGTCGTCGCGATCGAACCGGAGCCGCTGCTCAGGCAGCTGGCGCTGGATGCCGCGCTGCGCGCCGAGGTGCCGGTCGACGTGGTGCCGGGCGCGGCGGAGGCCCTGCCGGTCAAGAGCGAGGCGTTCGACGCGGCCGTTCTGTCACTCGTGCTGTGCAGCGTGCGGGATGTCGAGCGGGCGCTCGGCGAGGTACGACGGGTGCTCCGGCCCGGCGGCGAGGTGCGGTTCTTCGAGCACGGGCGGGGCGGCGGCCGGGTGATGACGCTGACCCAGCAGGCCCTGGACCGCACCCTGTGGCCGGTCGTGAGCGGCGGCTGTCATCTGTCCCGGGAGCCGGTCGCCGCGCTGCGCGCCGCCGGGTTCCGCCTCGGCCCGCACCGGCGGGTGCTGCTGCCGGAAAAGGGGCCGGCGCTGCCGACGTCGTACTGCTCGCTCGGCGTCGCCTGGCGGCCGGACGAGCCGGACGCCCGCTGATCAGATGCTCCAGCCGCGCAGTTCCCGCGCGATGTCGTCCACGCTCGCCGCGCCGTCCTTGACCAGCCGGGCGAGGTCCCTGACCTGTTGGGGGGTGGTGGCGACCTTCTCGCCGCTGGCGACCAGGTAGGCGTAGGCGACCGCCGAGGCGAACAGCGCGTTGGAGCGCTCCAGCGCGGGGACGTGGATCAGCAGTTGGAGGAGGGCGGCGGCGCGGGCCTGCGGGGTGTCGTAGACGGGCACGCCGAATATCTCGGCCCGGTGCCGGGCGACGGCGGCGACCAGGGCGCCCCAGTCGGTGACCTGAGGGTCTCCCGGGGTCCGCTGTTCGGCGAGCATGAGGAGCCAGGCGAGGTCGATACTGAGCTCGTTCAAGGGATCAGCGGCGGCCTTCGCCGGCGTCGGTGCCGCGGGTCTCGGTGAACTCCTCGGCGAACACCGACTCGTAACTCTTCATGAAGTCGGCGGCGGCCTCCACGAAGGTGCGGCCCGCCTCGCCGGTGTCCTGTCTGACCAGCTCTTCGATGTAGCGGTTGACGCTCATGCCGCGGGCCAGCGCGCGCTCGCGGGCCGCGCGGGCGGTCTCTTCGTCCACACGCACGTTCAGCTGGGTCTTCGCCATGCCTCGACGCTAGCGCCGGGGTGCTAGCGCCGGCAAGGGCGCACGGAGGCGCTGCGCCGGGCCCGCGCGTCCCTTACGCTCGCCCGGGGCGGGCGGAAGCCGTACGCCCGCTCGGTACGGGCGGTGCGCCCCTGCACCCGCTCGGGACGGGCGGAGCCGTACGCTCGCCCGCGGAGGCGGTTTTGGCGACCGGGAGGCGGTCTTGTCGACACCTGCTGCTCAGCACGCACCCGGCCGCACGCCGGACGGCCGGATCGCGGCCCGTGCCCGCGCTCTGACCAAGGCGTACGGCTCGGGCGAGACGGCCGTGCTCGCCCTGGACGCGGTGGACGTGGACATCGCGCGGGGCCGCTTCACCGCCGTGATGGGCCCCTCGGGGTCGGGGAAGTCCACGCTCATGCACTGCCTCGCGGGCCTCGACACCGTCTCGTCCGGCCGGGTCTGGCTCGGCGACACCGAGATCACGGGGCTGCGGGAGCGGGAGCTGACCCGGCTGCGGCGGGACCGGGTCGGGTTCATGTTCCAGTCGTTCAACCTGATCCCGACGCTGACCGCGGCCGAGAACATCACCCTGCCGATGGACATCGCCGGCCGGAAGCCCGACGCGCGGTGGCTGGACCTGATCGTCGACACGCTCGGGCTCCGGGACCGCCTCGCGCACCGCCCGGCCCAGCTCTCCGGCGGCCAGCAGCAGCGCGTCGCCTGCGCGCGGGCGCTGGCCTCCCGGCCCGAGCTGATCTTCGCCGACGAGCCGACCGGCAACCTGGACTCGCGGGCCGGCCTGGAGGTGCTGGGCTTTCTGCGCGGTGCCGTGGACGACCTCGGGCAGACCGTCGTCATGGTGACGCACGATCCGGGTGCCGCCGCCCGCTCCGACCTCGTGCTCTTCCTCGCCGACGGGCGGATCGTGGACGAGATGGCCCGGCCGACGGCCGAGGCCGTGCTGGAGCGCATGCGTGTCGTTCCCGGCGGGGACCCCCGGCCGCCGCGGTTCGACGCGGTCCGGGGCCGGCCCCGCGACGGCCGCACCGACGAGGAGGGCTGACCCGGTGCTCAAGGCGACCCTGCGGAGCTTTCTCGCGCACAAGGGGCGGCTGGCGCTGTCCGCGCTGGCCGTGATCCTGTCGGTGGCGTTCGTCGCGGGCAGCCTGATTTTCTCCGACACCGTCGGCCGCACCTTCGACCGCCTGTTCGCCTCCACCGCCGCCGATGTGACGGTCCAGCCCCGGCAGGACCTGGGGTCGGCGCGGACGAGCGGTGCGGTGCAGACCGTGCCGGCCGCCCTGCGGGACCGGGTGGCCGGGGTCGACGGGGTGGCGGCGGCGCGCGCGGAGGTGACCGTGCAGAACGTGGTGGTGGTCGACCGCCGCAACCGGTCCGTCGGCCCGACCACCGGCGCCCCCACCGTCGCCGCGGCCTGGTACGCCACCGGTCGCAGCCCGGTGCGGCTGACCTCCGGTCACGCGCCGAGCGGGCCCGGCGAGGCACTGCTGGACGCGGACACGGCCGGCCGGAGGCACGTACGGATCGGGGACCCGCTGACCGTGCAGGCGCAGCCGGGTACCTTCCGGGTCCGGGTCGTGGGCATCGTCACCTT contains these protein-coding regions:
- a CDS encoding class I SAM-dependent methyltransferase — its product is MRLLSTGSGRVARSPVHHPLFARCYARISVGAESRLGMAGVRERLLAGLSGRVIEIGAGNGLNFRHYPGTVAEVVAIEPEPLLRQLALDAALRAEVPVDVVPGAAEALPVKSEAFDAAVLSLVLCSVRDVERALGEVRRVLRPGGEVRFFEHGRGGGRVMTLTQQALDRTLWPVVSGGCHLSREPVAALRAAGFRLGPHRRVLLPEKGPALPTSYCSLGVAWRPDEPDAR
- a CDS encoding ABC transporter ATP-binding protein, giving the protein MSTPAAQHAPGRTPDGRIAARARALTKAYGSGETAVLALDAVDVDIARGRFTAVMGPSGSGKSTLMHCLAGLDTVSSGRVWLGDTEITGLRERELTRLRRDRVGFMFQSFNLIPTLTAAENITLPMDIAGRKPDARWLDLIVDTLGLRDRLAHRPAQLSGGQQQRVACARALASRPELIFADEPTGNLDSRAGLEVLGFLRGAVDDLGQTVVMVTHDPGAAARSDLVLFLADGRIVDEMARPTAEAVLERMRVVPGGDPRPPRFDAVRGRPRDGRTDEEG
- a CDS encoding adenosylmethionine--8-amino-7-oxononanoate transaminase: MPDLGVPELLELDRRHVWHPYGPMPGRVEPLVVEAASGVRLRLADGSGELVDGMSSWWSAIHGYRHPVLDEAVRTQLGRMSHVMFGGLTHEPAVRLAKHLVDMSPDGLEHVFLADSGSVSVEVAVKMCLQYWRSLGRPEKRRLLTWRGGYHGDTWQPMAVCDPEGGMHELWTGVLPRQVFADAPPAAYEESYADHLRELIGRHAHELAAVIVEPVVQGAGGMRFHSPAYLRVLREACDAHDVLLVFDEIATGFGRTGELFAAGHAAVSPDVMCVGKALTGGYLTMAATLCTARVADGISRGEVPVLAHGPTFMGNPLAAAVACASIELLLGQDWRAEVKRIETGLSEGLAPARNLAGVRDVRVLGAIGVVQLDHAVDMKAATDAAVREGVWLRPFRDLIYTMPPYVTSDEDVARIARAVCAAAREG
- the bioD gene encoding dethiobiotin synthase, with the translated sequence MPVLVITGTGTEVGKTVTTAAVAAAALAAGRSVAVLKAAQTGVRPDERGDADEVARLAGPVTATELARFPEPLAPGTAARRAGMAPVHPHEVAERAAKLATEHDLVLVEGAGGLLVRFDATGGTLADVARLLNAPVLVVAQAGLGTLNVTELTARELERRRLELAGVVIGSWPDAPDLATRCNVADLPEVAGAPLLGAVPAGAGALPPAEFRTSAPGWLAPRLDGTWDAEAFTIRQAP
- a CDS encoding toxin-antitoxin system HicB family antitoxin, yielding MAKTQLNVRVDEETARAARERALARGMSVNRYIEELVRQDTGEAGRTFVEAAADFMKSYESVFAEEFTETRGTDAGEGRR
- a CDS encoding fic family toxin-antitoxin system, toxin component, giving the protein MNELSIDLAWLLMLAEQRTPGDPQVTDWGALVAAVARHRAEIFGVPVYDTPQARAAALLQLLIHVPALERSNALFASAVAYAYLVASGEKVATTPQQVRDLARLVKDGAASVDDIARELRGWSI